The genomic window TACTGCTTTACATCTGTACTGTCTGTAAGTATTTCAACAACATCTTGAACAGAAAAATACCATTTCTGTTTGTTCTCATTCCATACGGAACGTATTTGATTGCTTTCGAACAGTTTAATGCTTGCCATAGGATAATTGATTTATAATATTTGCGGATAGATATTCCTTAAATATCGGAAAGAAAAACCACCAAAACTACCTACCAATTAAACTAATCTTTTTACCTCGTGAGATTTGATGATTTTTGCTTCACTCACTTCAATCAAATTAACTCCAGGCGTTTTACCAACTTCAAAACTTCCAAATTGATTAGCAATACCTAAAAATTCTGCACCGTTTATTGTGGCCCATTTTAACAATTCGTCAAAAGGAACTCGCTTTTTCTGTTGTAAAGTTTCCATCTCTGCCAAAATAGACAACTGGTGGTTACTGGCCAAACTATCTGTACCAAGTGTAATTCTTACGCTAGTATCGAAAAACAGATTAACGTTAGGCAGGTCATTTTCTATGTAAACATTAGCGTTTGGGCAAAAGCACCAATACAAATCCTTGTGTTGCGCTACCGCAAAATCAATATCGGCTTTGCTGGTAAAGGTATTATGCACCAGTAAAGTTCTATTTCTTGGCATTTGCGACAAATGGTAACGAATGGCATTTTCTCCTGTACCGTGTGCTTCGCTTTTTGGTACGCCCATTCTATTATACATCGCTTCAAAATCTCCGGTGCCTTTCTCAAAAAACTCGTTCTCGGCTAGTGTTTCTTGATTATGAATACTTAAAATATCTTGTGGCCGAGTGTTTTTTTCGATGTATTGAAATAATTCGGTGGCCACAGAATATGGTGCGTGTGGTACAATAGATGCTTTTAATGGCCAGTAACTATCTCTTATTTTAACAGCCTCATCAATAATTGGTTGCGATGGATGATTAAAGCCAAAAACCTCTACAAAGGTATGATAATGCAAAGGGCTATGTTGTTTTATTTCTTTAGAAATTAACTGATTGGAAATATCGCCCACGGCAACAATTCCATTTTCGAACATCTGCTTATCTGCAGCATTCATAGCGGCAATTATCACTTCATCTGCTGCGGCTCGTTGGGCTACAATTTCCCTAACAAAAGCTGGCAATCCGGTTTGCTCTGGTATTTTATTAAACAGGTGCGACAGTTCTAAGTGGCAGTGCGTATTTACAAAACCTGGCACCAAAACCCCCTCATATTGCTCTATATTTTCAATGTTTCGAGCTGCGGCTTCTGCTGCTGTTAATATAGAAATGATTTCTCCGGTATCCGAAATCTGCATCACACCGTTATCAATTGGCTCGCTGGTTACTGGGTAAATTCTGTTTGCCGACAAGTATCTTTGCATACTACAAATTAAACTGAATTGGGTTTAATATCGAAATTTAAAACTTTTTTGGTGCTTATAGCAACAAGTTGTAGAGAAACTCCACAACCTAGATTTCAGCGAAAAACACAAAAATAATTGATTTACAATCAATTAACAGTTTGGCACAGTACAAATTATGGCTTGGCACTATTATGAAGCCTTAGGTTAGTATAATTCACAAAATATATTAAACTTAAAAATAGATATTATGAAAAAGTTATTTGTAGCAGCTATCGTAGCATTCGCAGGTTTTACAGCAACTCAAGCTCAAGCTTCAGTTAATAAGTTAGAAATGGTTTCAGTTCAAGATAGTGTGGTAAAAACTCCAATTGAAGTATCGGCTTTGCCAGATGCAATTAAAACAGTTTTACAAACAGACCCTTACAAAGATTGGACACCAACAGCAGCTTTTAGCGTGAAAGATGGCGATAAAGCTTACTTCCAAGTTGATGTGAAAAAAGCAGAGGAAATGGCTTCGTTGAAATTTGATGCGGAAGGCAAACCAGTAGAATTTTCAGGAGCTTCGGTAGCAGCAGCACAAGCTTCGATTAACGAAATGGTTGCTGTACAAGATAGTGTGATTAAAACTCCAATTGAAATGTCGGCTTTGCCAGATGCAATTAAAACAGTATTGGCAACCGAACCATACAAAGCTTGGACACCAACAGCAGCATTTAGCGTAAAAGATGGCGATAAAGCTTACTTCCAAGTTGATGTGAAAAAAGAGGAAGAAACAGCTTCGTTAAAATTTGATGCTGAAGGCAAGCCAGTAGAATAGTCAAAAATCATCATTTCTTAAAACTAAATAAGGGAAAAGCCAGTTATATGATACTGGCTTTTCCTATTTTTGTATATATGGCATCTGTTTTAATTATTGAAGACGACAGCACTTTCGCTCAAATTATTGAAGGTTTTTTAACAAAGAAAAATTTTGAAGTAACTACCGTTAGTAATGTTGCCAAAGCTCTTAAATTAATTGCTCATGAAGATTTCCAGTTGTTATTGATTGATTATCGCCTACCAGACGGAACTGGCATAGAGGTATTGAACCACCGCCGCGAAATTGGCTTAGCTGTTCCGGCAATTATCATGACTTCTTTTAACGATGTGCGTACCGCGGTAAAATCTATACAGCTCGGGGCGAGTGATTACATTACCAAACCCATTAACCCCGATGAGTTACTGATGGTAATTGACAATGCGTTACAGAAAAAAGCACCTCAAAAAACTAACGAAGGCAATTTTATTAGGGGTAGCAGCGATGTTGCTAATAGATTATATCAGCATATTGATTTGGTAGCCGAAACCGATATGTCTGTAGTGATACAAGGCGAAAGCGGTACCGGAAAGGAGTTTGCTGCAAGAACCTTACATCAGCAAAGCAAGCGCAAAAACAAACCATTTATAGCGATAGACTGTGGCGCTTTATCTAAAGATTTAGCAGCAAGCGAATTGTTTGGCCATGTTAAAGGAGCTTTTACAGGTGCCGTTACAGATAAAAAAGGCTCGTTTGAAGCCGCCAATGGAGGTACTATTTTTTTAGATGAAATTGGCAACCTTAGCTACGAAGTACAGGTTAAACTACTCAGAGCTTTACAAGAGAGAGTGATACAGCCATTGGGCAGCAACAAGCAAATTCCGGTTGATGTGCGCATTATTACCGCTACCAATGATGACTTAGCGAACAGCATGAAAAACGGCGAATTTCGTGAAGACCTTTACCATAGGTTAAACGAGTTTAAAATTCAGTTGCCACCGCTAAGAGAAAGGGGTGTAGACTTGGAGCTTTTCATAGCGCTTTTCATTAAATTATCTAACGAAGAACTGAATAGAAATGTACAAGAACTAGACAAAGAAACTAAACACTTACTACTTAAATATGATTGGCCAGGAAACTTGCGGGAGCTAAGAAATGTAATCAAAAGAATGGTTTTACTAACTGCCGGCAGTATTGCAACAGCAGATAGCTTACCTGACGAGATGAAGATAGCTGTGGCTAATGAAACACCTTTGGATAACCCTTCAGATTTGAAAGCTGTAAACGAAAGCAATGAGAAAGCGTTGATTACCGAAGCGCTGATTAAGGTAAAATACAACAAATCTAAAGCTGCAAAACTGCTAAATATTGATAGAAAAACGCTTTATTCGAAAATGGAGCGCTATGGAATAGATTAATAAGGTCATGTACGGGCGAAAAATTTTTCGCCCCAACTTAAATA from Pedobacter sp. SL55 includes these protein-coding regions:
- a CDS encoding amidohydrolase family protein, yielding MQRYLSANRIYPVTSEPIDNGVMQISDTGEIISILTAAEAAARNIENIEQYEGVLVPGFVNTHCHLELSHLFNKIPEQTGLPAFVREIVAQRAAADEVIIAAMNAADKQMFENGIVAVGDISNQLISKEIKQHSPLHYHTFVEVFGFNHPSQPIIDEAVKIRDSYWPLKASIVPHAPYSVATELFQYIEKNTRPQDILSIHNQETLAENEFFEKGTGDFEAMYNRMGVPKSEAHGTGENAIRYHLSQMPRNRTLLVHNTFTSKADIDFAVAQHKDLYWCFCPNANVYIENDLPNVNLFFDTSVRITLGTDSLASNHQLSILAEMETLQQKKRVPFDELLKWATINGAEFLGIANQFGSFEVGKTPGVNLIEVSEAKIIKSHEVKRLV
- a CDS encoding sigma-54-dependent transcriptional regulator — protein: MASVLIIEDDSTFAQIIEGFLTKKNFEVTTVSNVAKALKLIAHEDFQLLLIDYRLPDGTGIEVLNHRREIGLAVPAIIMTSFNDVRTAVKSIQLGASDYITKPINPDELLMVIDNALQKKAPQKTNEGNFIRGSSDVANRLYQHIDLVAETDMSVVIQGESGTGKEFAARTLHQQSKRKNKPFIAIDCGALSKDLAASELFGHVKGAFTGAVTDKKGSFEAANGGTIFLDEIGNLSYEVQVKLLRALQERVIQPLGSNKQIPVDVRIITATNDDLANSMKNGEFREDLYHRLNEFKIQLPPLRERGVDLELFIALFIKLSNEELNRNVQELDKETKHLLLKYDWPGNLRELRNVIKRMVLLTAGSIATADSLPDEMKIAVANETPLDNPSDLKAVNESNEKALITEALIKVKYNKSKAAKLLNIDRKTLYSKMERYGID